From Bacteroidota bacterium:
AAATAATAATTCATTTATTAAAAGCGATCTTTATGTAACTGATTCAATAACTGCAACAACTGTTGATGCGGATAATGGGAATTTTGATAATCTAATTTTAAATCAAAATGCTTCTATTGGAAACAACCTTGATGTTTGGAATAGTATTACTGCTAGAAAATATATTTTTGCAAAAGATGATATCTTTGTTGACCATGATATTTATGTTTCCGATTCAATTACAGCAACAACTGTTGATGCATCTAAAGGAGATTTTGATAACTTACTCGTAAACAATAATGCTGTAATCCAGAATAATTTAAATGTAAATAATAGCACAACAATTCAAAATGATTTGATTGTAAATGATAACACCCATTTAAATAGTGACCTTTACGTTACTGATTCTATTACCGCAACTACAATAGATGCCAATAAAGGAGATTTTGATACACTTTTGGTTGATAATAATGCATATATTGAAAATGATTTGGAAGTAAATAACAGTGCTGTAATTCAGAATAATTTAACCGTAAATAACAGTACAACAATTCAGAACGACCTGAATGTAAATGATAATACTTATTTGAATAGTGACCTTTATGTTACAGATTCTATTACCGCAACTACAATAGATGCTAATAAAGGAGATTTTGATACATTACTTATTGATAATAATGCATATATTGAAAATAATTTAGTAGTAAACAACAGTGCAACAGTGCAAAACGATTTAATAGTAAATGATAAAGCTTGGATAAACAGTGACCTTTATGTTAGCGATACAATAACAGCAACAACTGTTGATGCATCAACCGGTGATTTTGATAATTTGCTTGTTAATATTAATGCAGTAATTCAAAATAATTTGAATGTGAATAATAACACTACTATACAAAATGACCTAACTGTAAATAACAACACCCATTTAAACAGTGACCTTTACGTAAATGATTCTATTACAGCAACAACTATTGATGCGAATAAAGGAGATTTTGATACATTACTTATTGATAATAATGCATATATAGAAAATAATTTAGTTGTGAACAACAGTGCAACAGTACAAAACGATTTGATAGTAAATGATAAAAGTTGGATAAACAGTGATCTTTATGTTTCTGATTCCATTACGGCAAATACCGTTAAAGCAGAAAAAGGAGATTTTACTGATATTGACATTGGTAATAATGTAGTTATTCAAAATGACCTTACAATAACTAATGATTTAAAGGTAAACGGAGTATTTGGACTTCTATCGGGAACAACCGTTAATAAAATTTCAACAGATGGTTCATTTGGAGCTAACAGTGATGATGTCCTCGTAACTGAAAAAGCGATTAAGCATTATATTAGTGTAACCGAAGGTTCGCTTCAAGGAGAAATTGATGTTGATAGTGCTTATTTGTATGGGCGAATTGTAACTAATGAAAATGAAATTTATGATGACTCTGTTTATACCTACAATCTTTTGGGTGCCTCTCACGGAACAGTTGAAGCAGACAGAGCTGTTATTGTTGATGGGAATAAAGACATAAGTGGTTTTAGAAATATGCAAATAATCGGAGATGTTTCTATTAATGAAACTCTTGGGTTTAATACAGGTACAACAATAGATAACTTTTCAACCAATACATCCTTGAGTGGAAATAGCGATAACAATGTTCCAACAGAAAGAGCAGTAAAAACCTATGTTGATGATAAAACTTCAAATTTATCATCAGATGCTGTTTTGCGAGATGGAAGCCAATCACTAACCGCTGATTGGAATGCTGCTTATAATATTCGGGGAAATATGTTTATTTCGGATACTACAGGTGCCCCACCATTTCAGGTTTCTTCAGATGAAGTTGTACAACATCTTCATGCTGACCGTATTGATTCAGTTGAGGGTTGGCAACTAATTATGAGAGACGGTTCTCGTGAATTATTTTCAGATTGGGATGCAGGGAGTAATATAATTACAGCACAACAATTTGAATCAGATGTTGCATTTGGTACAGCACCTTTTATTATTGCTTCAAAAACAAAAGTAGCAAATTTAAATGCTGATTATGTTGATGGTAAAACATTGACAGATTTTGTGTTACTTGATGGAAGCCAGCCATTAACAGCTGATTGGAATGCTTCTTACAATATTCAGGGAAATATGTTTATCTCAGATACTACAGGTGCCCCACCATTTCAGGTTTCTTCAGATGAAGTTGTACAACATCTTCATGCTGACCGTATTGATACACTTGAAGGTTGGCAACTAATTATGAGAGACGGTTCTCGTGAGTTATTTTCTGATTGGGATGTAGGAAGTAATAAAATTATCGCAGAAACATTTGAATCGGATGTTTCTCTTGGAACAGCACCTTTTATTATTGCTTCAAAAACAAAAGTAGCAAATTTAAACGCTGAATATTTAGACGGTAAAACACTATCAGACTTTATGCTTCTTGATGGTAGTCAATCAATGAATAGCGACTTGGATATGGGGAATAAAAAAATTATAAACTTAAAAGAACCTGTAGATAACAAAGATGCGGCAACTAAAAAGTATGTTGATGATTTAATAGCTCTAGATTCAATTTGGCTAAAATTTGATAATAAAATTTATTACAATAGTTCAAATGTTGGAATTGGAATTAAAGATGCAAATGCAACATT
This genomic window contains:
- a CDS encoding tail fiber domain-containing protein → MTTHSLNKPLISLLILLSTFVFKMDVNAQNKIPYGITYQAVANDENGEPIANSQLFVQINIKKGGLSGELVWQESHNVMTNGFGLFTLIIGKGTSTSQGTSVSFKKINWAEGEYFIKVQTDFGSGLKDMGSVELQSVPYSIIADSALHAPIPRLAHLIDVNKNGLKVNETLKWNGSQWVPADSLVTDYLFVTGDVLIGRNLKVNSDLYVADTISSTTVDAQKGDFDTILVNYNAFIENDLSVKNNVAITNDLFVNNNTSIQNNLLIGHNLVIQNDLKVNNNSFIKSDLYVTDSITATTVDADNGNFDNLILNQNASIGNNLDVWNSITARKYIFAKDDIFVDHDIYVSDSITATTVDASKGDFDNLLVNNNAVIQNNLNVNNSTTIQNDLIVNDNTHLNSDLYVTDSITATTIDANKGDFDTLLVDNNAYIENDLEVNNSAVIQNNLTVNNSTTIQNDLNVNDNTYLNSDLYVTDSITATTIDANKGDFDTLLIDNNAYIENNLVVNNSATVQNDLIVNDKAWINSDLYVSDTITATTVDASTGDFDNLLVNINAVIQNNLNVNNNTTIQNDLTVNNNTHLNSDLYVNDSITATTIDANKGDFDTLLIDNNAYIENNLVVNNSATVQNDLIVNDKSWINSDLYVSDSITANTVKAEKGDFTDIDIGNNVVIQNDLTITNDLKVNGVFGLLSGTTVNKISTDGSFGANSDDVLVTEKAIKHYISVTEGSLQGEIDVDSAYLYGRIVTNENEIYDDSVYTYNLLGASHGTVEADRAVIVDGNKDISGFRNMQIIGDVSINETLGFNTGTTIDNFSTNTSLSGNSDNNVPTERAVKTYVDDKTSNLSSDAVLRDGSQSLTADWNAAYNIRGNMFISDTTGAPPFQVSSDEVVQHLHADRIDSVEGWQLIMRDGSRELFSDWDAGSNIITAQQFESDVAFGTAPFIIASKTKVANLNADYVDGKTLTDFVLLDGSQPLTADWNASYNIQGNMFISDTTGAPPFQVSSDEVVQHLHADRIDTLEGWQLIMRDGSRELFSDWDVGSNKIIAETFESDVSLGTAPFIIASKTKVANLNAEYLDGKTLSDFMLLDGSQSMNSDLDMGNKKIINLKEPVDNKDAATKKYVDDLIALDSIWLKFDNKIYYNSSNVGIGIKDANATFHLKGSFLVEVTSDTVPVIGQGARMMWVPNKKAFRSGYVAGGHWDADSIGNFSFATGLNPIAKGDYSMALGNNTTASGNSSTAMGYGSIARGDYSTALGHYSKARGESSFSAGDGTIALGNYSTALGKNSKSSNSYSTSIGFTTISSGMYSTAIGNATEASGNASIAVGDHSKAIGDFSSSLGKFVTAHGNASSAFGDSSGAYGYASIAIGFRDTASGKFSRAIGYLSNANADFSTVLGDSSVASSYASIVFGLGDTARGNYSRVFGFMSSANGNNSTAIGDSLTASGFSSLAMGNGGSAIGNYSSSFGYKSKANANFSTTFGYKTHADTNYTFVIGKYNDTLVNTAFEVGNGIVTSASNALTLYENGNMTIAGTLTESSDLRFKKNIQPLENVLERLLTIQPVYYYFKNQRIHPSGKQLGVIAQEVNEVFPELVRKEDNGYYSVSYSKFSSVLIQAIKEQQQIIDEQKNKIKLIEDKYIELEERMNKLEDRN